A genomic stretch from Streptomyces sp. QL37 includes:
- the paaN gene encoding phenylacetic acid degradation protein PaaN has translation MAAELSPEKLSEIHRPTLDQALDAIRTRAYWSPHPEHPKAYGEGGLPGSLGAAEGKAAFDAVLNTRLDLGQPGTDGWTGGEVSPYGPELGVEYPHADPDILLPAMSAAMGSWRAAGPETRALVCVEILARISARTHELAHAVMHTSGQAFVMAFQAGGPHAQDRGLEAVAYAFEEQTRTPRSADWSKPQGKRDPLRLDKSYTAVGRGISLLIGCNTFPTWNGYPGLFASLATGNPVLVKPHPRAVLPLALTVQLAREVLTEAGFDPNLVALATERPGEGIAKTLAVRPEVKIIDYTGSTAFGDWLEANARQAQVYTEKAGVNTIVLDSTDDYRGMLSNLAFSLSLYSGQMCTTPQNLLIPRDGITTDAGAKSYEDVVADLAEAVNGLLGDDARANGLLGALVNPDVKARLEGAAALGDVALASRTVANPDFPDAVVRTPALVKLDGAKPDDGAAYLSECFGPVSFAVAVDSTGDALDLLRRTIREKGAMTVGAYTTSPEVERAVEDVCFDESAQLSLNLTGGVYVNQTAAFSDFHGSGGNPAANAALCDGAFVSNRFRVIEVRRQA, from the coding sequence ATGGCCGCCGAGCTTTCCCCCGAGAAGCTGTCCGAGATCCACCGCCCGACGCTCGACCAGGCCCTCGACGCGATCCGCACGCGCGCCTACTGGTCCCCGCACCCCGAGCACCCCAAGGCCTACGGCGAAGGAGGCCTTCCCGGCAGCCTCGGCGCGGCCGAGGGCAAGGCCGCGTTCGACGCCGTGCTCAACACCCGGCTGGACCTCGGCCAGCCCGGAACCGACGGCTGGACCGGCGGGGAGGTCTCGCCGTACGGTCCGGAGCTCGGCGTCGAGTATCCGCACGCCGACCCGGACATCCTGCTCCCCGCCATGAGCGCGGCCATGGGCTCCTGGCGCGCGGCGGGCCCCGAGACGAGGGCCCTGGTCTGCGTGGAGATCCTGGCCCGGATCAGCGCGCGTACGCACGAGCTGGCCCACGCCGTGATGCACACCAGCGGGCAGGCGTTCGTGATGGCCTTCCAGGCGGGCGGCCCGCACGCCCAGGACCGCGGTCTGGAAGCCGTGGCGTACGCGTTCGAGGAACAGACGCGCACCCCGCGCAGCGCCGACTGGTCGAAGCCCCAGGGAAAGCGCGACCCGCTGCGGCTGGACAAGTCGTACACAGCGGTGGGGCGCGGCATCTCCCTGCTGATCGGCTGCAACACGTTCCCGACGTGGAACGGCTATCCGGGCCTCTTCGCCTCCCTGGCGACCGGCAATCCGGTGCTGGTCAAGCCGCACCCGCGGGCGGTGCTGCCGCTCGCGCTCACCGTCCAGCTGGCACGCGAGGTGCTGACCGAGGCGGGCTTCGACCCGAATCTCGTCGCGCTGGCGACCGAGCGGCCCGGCGAGGGCATCGCCAAGACCCTGGCGGTGCGCCCCGAAGTCAAGATCATCGACTACACGGGTTCCACCGCCTTCGGCGACTGGCTGGAGGCCAACGCCCGGCAGGCCCAGGTCTACACGGAGAAGGCGGGCGTCAACACCATCGTCCTCGACTCCACCGACGACTACCGGGGCATGCTCTCCAACCTGGCCTTCTCGCTCTCCCTCTACAGCGGCCAGATGTGCACCACCCCGCAGAACCTGCTCATCCCGCGTGACGGGATCACGACCGACGCGGGTGCCAAGTCCTACGAGGACGTGGTGGCGGACCTCGCCGAGGCGGTGAACGGGCTGCTCGGTGACGACGCCCGGGCCAACGGACTGCTCGGCGCCCTGGTGAACCCTGACGTGAAGGCCCGGCTGGAAGGGGCCGCGGCCCTGGGTGACGTGGCACTCGCCTCGCGCACGGTCGCCAACCCCGACTTCCCCGACGCCGTGGTCCGCACGCCGGCCCTCGTGAAACTCGACGGCGCCAAGCCCGACGACGGGGCGGCCTACCTCTCGGAGTGCTTCGGCCCGGTCTCGTTCGCGGTGGCCGTCGACTCGACCGGTGACGCGCTGGACCTGCTGCGCCGCACGATCCGCGAGAAGGGTGCGATGACTGTCGGCGCGTACACCACCTCCCCCGAGGTGGAACGCGCGGTGGAGGACGTCTGCTTCGACGAATCGGCTCAGCTCTCGCTGAACCTCACCGGCGGGGTGTACGTCAACCAGACAGCGGCCTTCTCCGACTTCCACGGCTCGGGAGGCAACCCGGCGGCCAACGCGGCACTCTGCGACGGCGCGTTCGTCTCCAACCGCTTCCGGGTGATCGAAGTCCGCCGGCAGGCCTGA
- a CDS encoding TrmH family RNA methyltransferase has translation MTSETGSAEEPRAAAAPDPSEEPIQYDEGYGAVIGVGPHPLPWPEGERYDPELLAHGDRRNVGDGYRYWTREAIVADLDLRRHDFHVAVENWGHDFNIGSVVRTANAFLAKEIHIVGRRRWNRRGAMVTDRYQHVRHHPDTADLTAWAEAEGLPIIGIDNLPGAVPLERTELPRRCVLLFGQEGPGLTAEAREHASMVCSIAQFGSTRSINAGAAAAIAMHAWVQRYADVPDPRDA, from the coding sequence GTGACCAGCGAGACCGGCAGTGCAGAAGAGCCCCGGGCGGCAGCCGCGCCCGACCCCTCCGAGGAACCGATCCAGTACGACGAGGGGTACGGCGCCGTGATCGGGGTCGGTCCGCATCCGTTGCCCTGGCCCGAGGGGGAGCGCTACGACCCCGAACTCCTTGCCCACGGTGACCGGCGCAATGTGGGTGACGGCTACCGGTACTGGACGCGTGAAGCCATCGTCGCCGACCTCGACCTGCGGCGGCACGACTTCCATGTGGCGGTGGAGAACTGGGGCCATGACTTCAACATCGGCTCGGTGGTGCGTACCGCCAACGCCTTCCTCGCCAAGGAGATCCACATCGTGGGGCGGCGGCGCTGGAACCGTCGGGGTGCGATGGTCACCGACCGCTACCAGCATGTGCGGCACCACCCGGACACCGCGGACCTGACAGCCTGGGCGGAGGCCGAGGGGCTGCCGATCATCGGGATCGACAACCTCCCCGGGGCCGTGCCGCTGGAGCGGACCGAGCTGCCGCGCCGGTGCGTGCTGCTGTTCGGGCAGGAAGGTCCCGGGCTGACGGCGGAGGCGCGCGAGCACGCCTCCATGGTCTGCTCGATCGCGCAGTTCGGTTCGACCAGGTCGATCAACGCCGGTGCGGCGGCCGCCATCGCGATGCACGCCTGGGTACAGCGGTACGCGGACGTCCCGGATCCGCGTGACGCGTGA
- a CDS encoding HTTM domain-containing protein, producing the protein MGARTAGHALAHAVQRVTAAPLGAYQSAVVRIGVSATCLLFLLRELPHRHEMYGPDGPWSWGMARRLITNNDAFTALMWSDSTVWFETVYGLTLVSAALLMAGWRTRAMSVLFMAGVLSLQNRSIFMGDGGDNVIHLLAVYLVLTRCARVWSLDARRASRDATRLAEGGPPARDVAGPVLWAGLGCVLLPATLMGGIGGTWWLPSLLWVLWLGNGTWWALNRRAPDHELRALLDVLANIAHNAALLVIMAEVCLIYATAGWYKIQGSRWQDGTAVYYPLKLDYFTPWAGLSELIASSALLVMVLTYVTVIVQVAFPFTLFNRRVKNILLVLMIGEHAGISVLLGLPFFSMAMIAADAVFLPTVFLVWLGHRVSLGRRRLFSRTAKGLKLPGQRRAGQDDEEEAGRSGGGGGHTLVG; encoded by the coding sequence ATGGGCGCCCGAACGGCCGGCCATGCGCTCGCCCACGCCGTCCAGCGCGTCACGGCCGCCCCCCTCGGTGCCTACCAGAGCGCCGTCGTCCGGATCGGTGTCTCCGCCACCTGTCTGCTGTTCCTGCTGCGCGAGCTGCCCCACCGCCACGAGATGTACGGTCCTGACGGTCCGTGGAGCTGGGGCATGGCGCGCCGGCTCATCACCAACAACGATGCCTTCACCGCTCTGATGTGGTCGGACTCCACGGTCTGGTTCGAGACCGTGTACGGGCTCACGCTGGTGTCGGCCGCGCTCCTGATGGCCGGCTGGCGGACCCGGGCCATGTCCGTCCTGTTCATGGCCGGGGTGCTCTCCCTCCAGAACCGCAGCATCTTCATGGGTGACGGCGGCGACAACGTCATCCATCTGCTGGCCGTCTACCTGGTGCTGACCCGCTGCGCGAGGGTGTGGTCCCTGGACGCGCGCCGTGCCTCTCGGGACGCCACACGTCTCGCGGAGGGCGGTCCGCCGGCGCGTGATGTCGCGGGGCCGGTCCTGTGGGCGGGTCTCGGCTGCGTGCTCCTGCCGGCCACCCTCATGGGAGGAATCGGCGGCACATGGTGGCTGCCGTCCCTCCTGTGGGTGCTGTGGCTCGGAAACGGAACCTGGTGGGCCCTGAACCGCCGAGCGCCGGACCACGAACTGCGTGCCCTCCTCGACGTCCTGGCCAACATCGCCCACAACGCCGCGCTTCTCGTGATCATGGCCGAGGTCTGCCTGATCTACGCGACCGCCGGCTGGTACAAGATCCAGGGCTCCCGCTGGCAGGACGGCACAGCGGTCTACTATCCGCTCAAGCTCGACTACTTCACCCCGTGGGCCGGTCTCTCCGAGCTGATCGCGTCCAGCGCCCTGTTGGTCATGGTGCTGACGTACGTCACGGTCATCGTGCAGGTCGCCTTCCCCTTCACGCTGTTCAACCGGCGGGTGAAGAACATCCTGCTGGTCCTCATGATCGGTGAGCACGCAGGAATCTCCGTCCTGCTGGGTCTGCCCTTCTTCTCCATGGCGATGATCGCCGCTGACGCCGTCTTCCTGCCGACGGTCTTCCTGGTGTGGCTGGGGCACAGGGTGTCGCTCGGCCGCCGGCGCCTGTTCTCACGGACGGCGAAGGGGCTGAAGCTCCCCGGGCAGCGGCGGGCAGGGCAGGACGACGAGGAGGAGGCCGGGCGCAGCGGCGGTGGCGGTGGCCATACGCTCGTCGGGTGA
- a CDS encoding DUF5819 family protein, which translates to MDADHGGRTGVEKKLAWPGVKDRPSVDQEAEAAPAGSPDAATALRPDPDPDLVAETSSPDTTAERGQGPGRTEPGPAVRRPGGGMAALSLPYQVVAALALSGLGLLACAHIVMIFLHVAPSNTLTKQHGEVVDDWVYPEFEQNWKLFAPNPLQQNISVHVRAEVADDGADGSKVTPWIDLSGEDGEAIRGNLLPSHVDQNELRRAWDFYSGSHDSENRPNGLRGELSERYIRRIVMLRLAEHGYGGKVERIQVRSAVRSVGAPAWSDEKISTRPEYKELPWWTVTSSDLSGAATADEASPAGKAER; encoded by the coding sequence ATGGATGCGGACCACGGTGGGCGCACCGGAGTCGAGAAGAAGCTCGCCTGGCCCGGCGTGAAGGACCGCCCGTCGGTGGATCAGGAGGCGGAGGCCGCACCCGCCGGATCACCGGACGCGGCGACGGCACTCCGACCGGACCCGGACCCGGACCTGGTTGCCGAGACGTCGTCGCCGGACACCACCGCCGAGCGAGGGCAGGGCCCCGGAAGGACCGAACCCGGCCCGGCCGTACGCCGGCCGGGCGGCGGCATGGCGGCTCTCTCGCTTCCGTACCAGGTTGTCGCGGCGCTCGCGCTGTCCGGCCTGGGGCTGCTGGCCTGCGCGCACATAGTCATGATCTTTCTGCACGTCGCGCCGTCCAACACGCTGACGAAGCAGCACGGCGAGGTGGTGGACGACTGGGTCTACCCGGAGTTCGAGCAGAACTGGAAGCTGTTCGCCCCCAACCCGCTCCAGCAGAACATCTCTGTGCACGTACGCGCCGAGGTGGCCGACGACGGCGCCGACGGCAGCAAGGTCACGCCCTGGATCGATCTCTCGGGTGAGGACGGCGAGGCGATACGCGGCAACCTCCTCCCCAGCCACGTCGACCAGAACGAGCTGCGCCGTGCCTGGGACTTCTACTCCGGGTCCCACGACAGCGAGAACCGCCCCAACGGCCTTCGCGGGGAGCTGTCCGAGCGCTACATCCGCCGCATCGTCATGCTGCGTCTCGCCGAACACGGCTATGGCGGCAAGGTCGAGCGCATCCAGGTGAGGTCCGCCGTACGTTCCGTCGGTGCCCCGGCGTGGAGCGACGAGAAGATCAGCACCCGGCCGGAGTACAAGGAACTCCCGTGGTGGACCGTCACGTCGTCCGACCTCTCCGGGGCCGCCACGGCGGACGAGGCCTCGCCGGCCGGGAAGGCGGAGCGGTGA
- the paaA gene encoding 1,2-phenylacetyl-CoA epoxidase subunit PaaA, with protein MAAVTADQTTQGTAGTTDGADADRLAAFDAAVAADDRIEPRDWMPEAYRASLIRQMAQHAHSEIIGMQPEANWITRAPSLRRKAILMAKVQDEAGHGLYLYSAAETLGTSREEMLDKLHAGRQRYSSIFNYPTLTWADVGAIGWLVDGAAITNQVPLCRCSYGPYARAMVRVCKEESFHQRQGYELLLALSRGTPAQHEMAQDAVDRWWWPSLMMFGPPDDSSAHSAQSMAWKIKRHSNDELRRRFVDICVPQAEALGLTLPDPDIRWNEELGQHDYGAIDWTEFQEVLKGNGPCNEQRLTQRRTAHEEGAWVRDAAAAYADKHAARPGTAGAAAQPVEATA; from the coding sequence ATGGCGGCAGTGACTGCGGACCAGACGACGCAGGGGACGGCAGGCACGACGGACGGGGCGGACGCGGACCGTCTGGCGGCCTTCGACGCCGCCGTGGCGGCGGACGACCGGATCGAGCCGCGGGACTGGATGCCCGAGGCGTACCGGGCCTCGCTGATCCGCCAGATGGCCCAGCACGCTCATTCCGAGATCATCGGCATGCAGCCCGAGGCCAACTGGATCACGCGGGCGCCCTCGCTCCGCCGCAAGGCGATCCTGATGGCGAAGGTGCAGGACGAGGCCGGGCACGGCCTCTATCTGTACAGCGCGGCGGAGACGCTGGGGACCAGCCGCGAGGAGATGCTCGACAAGCTGCACGCCGGGCGGCAGCGCTATTCCTCGATCTTCAACTACCCCACGCTGACCTGGGCGGACGTCGGCGCGATCGGCTGGCTGGTGGACGGCGCCGCGATCACCAACCAGGTGCCGCTGTGCCGCTGCTCCTACGGCCCGTACGCCCGCGCGATGGTCCGGGTCTGCAAGGAGGAGTCCTTCCACCAGCGCCAGGGGTACGAGCTGCTGCTCGCTCTGAGCCGCGGCACCCCCGCCCAGCACGAGATGGCCCAGGACGCGGTGGACCGCTGGTGGTGGCCGTCCCTGATGATGTTCGGTCCGCCCGACGACTCCTCGGCGCACTCGGCGCAGTCGATGGCCTGGAAGATCAAACGGCACTCCAACGACGAGCTGCGGCGGCGCTTCGTGGACATCTGCGTCCCGCAGGCGGAGGCGCTGGGTCTCACCCTCCCCGACCCCGACATCCGGTGGAACGAGGAGCTGGGGCAGCACGACTACGGGGCGATCGACTGGACGGAGTTCCAGGAGGTCCTCAAGGGCAACGGCCCCTGCAACGAACAGCGGCTGACCCAGCGGCGCACGGCCCATGAGGAGGGCGCCTGGGTCCGCGACGCGGCGGCGGCATACGCAGACAAGCACGCGGCCCGGCCCGGCACAGCCGGAGCGGCCGCCCAGCCCGTGGAGGCGACCGCATGA
- the paaB gene encoding 1,2-phenylacetyl-CoA epoxidase subunit PaaB, with the protein MSSSTDWPLWEVFVRSRRGLSHTHAGSLHAPDAEMALRNARDLYTRRSEGVSLWVVPSTEITASSPDEKDSFFEPAGDKPYRHPTFYEIPEGVKHL; encoded by the coding sequence ATGAGCAGCTCGACCGACTGGCCCCTGTGGGAGGTGTTCGTGCGCTCCCGGCGAGGGCTGTCCCACACCCACGCGGGCAGCCTGCACGCGCCGGACGCCGAGATGGCCCTGCGTAACGCCCGCGATCTCTACACCCGGCGCTCGGAAGGCGTCTCCCTCTGGGTGGTCCCCTCGACGGAGATCACCGCGTCGTCGCCGGACGAGAAGGACTCGTTCTTCGAGCCCGCCGGGGACAAGCCCTACCGCCACCCCACGTTCTACGAGATCCCGGAAGGGGTGAAGCACCTGTGA
- the paaC gene encoding 1,2-phenylacetyl-CoA epoxidase subunit PaaC, translating into MSAALALGDDALVLSHRLGEWAGRAPVLEEEVALANIALDLLGQARMLLSFVGDEDQLAYLREERAFRNVQLVEQPNGDFAHTIARQLYFSVHQHLLYEALAAGEGEFADLAAKAVKEVAYHRDHAEQWVLRLGDGTAESHQRMQIALDALWRFTGELFEPVEGVDVDGQALRDGWLAAVTSVVERATLTLPTGPQSGAWAAGAGRQGLHTEPFGRMLAEMQHLHRSHPGASW; encoded by the coding sequence GTGAGCGCGGCTCTCGCCCTCGGCGACGACGCACTGGTGCTCTCGCACCGTCTGGGGGAGTGGGCCGGTCGCGCCCCTGTACTGGAGGAGGAGGTGGCCCTGGCCAACATCGCCCTGGATCTGCTGGGTCAGGCCCGGATGCTGCTCTCCTTCGTGGGGGACGAGGACCAGCTGGCGTACCTCCGTGAGGAGCGAGCCTTCCGCAACGTCCAGCTGGTGGAGCAGCCGAACGGCGACTTCGCCCACACCATCGCCCGCCAGCTCTACTTCTCCGTCCACCAGCACCTTCTGTACGAGGCGCTGGCCGCCGGCGAGGGCGAGTTCGCGGATCTCGCGGCCAAGGCGGTCAAGGAGGTCGCCTATCACCGGGACCACGCGGAGCAGTGGGTCCTGCGACTCGGTGACGGCACAGCGGAGAGTCATCAGCGCATGCAGATCGCGCTGGATGCCCTGTGGCGGTTCACCGGCGAGCTGTTCGAGCCGGTCGAAGGAGTCGACGTAGACGGGCAGGCCCTGCGCGACGGCTGGCTGGCCGCTGTCACCTCCGTGGTGGAGCGGGCCACCCTGACCCTCCCGACAGGGCCGCAGTCCGGCGCCTGGGCGGCCGGAGCGGGCCGGCAGGGTCTGCACACGGAGCCCTTCGGGCGGATGCTCGCCGAGATGCAGCATCTGCACCGCAGCCACCCGGGGGCGTCGTGGTGA
- the paaD gene encoding 1,2-phenylacetyl-CoA epoxidase subunit PaaD: MTTETPLEAELHRLAGSVPDPELPVLTLDELGVLRGVRADGPDKVTVRLTPTYTGCPAIEAMSADIERVLHDHGVSEVSVVTVLAPAWSTDDISDEGRRKLAEFGIAPPRPGGGPGGPVPLTLSVRCPHCGSTDTELLSRFSSTACKALRRCVACREPFDHFKEL; the protein is encoded by the coding sequence GTGACCACCGAGACCCCGCTGGAAGCGGAGCTCCACCGGCTGGCGGGCTCCGTTCCCGATCCCGAGCTGCCCGTCCTCACGCTGGACGAGCTCGGCGTGCTCCGCGGCGTGCGGGCCGACGGACCGGACAAGGTCACCGTGCGGCTCACCCCGACGTACACCGGCTGCCCGGCCATTGAGGCCATGTCCGCCGACATCGAGCGTGTGCTGCACGACCACGGCGTCAGTGAGGTGTCCGTGGTCACGGTCCTCGCCCCCGCCTGGTCGACCGACGACATCAGCGACGAGGGGCGCCGCAAGCTCGCGGAATTCGGCATAGCCCCGCCTCGGCCGGGAGGCGGGCCGGGCGGACCGGTTCCTCTGACGCTCTCGGTGCGCTGTCCGCACTGCGGTTCCACGGACACGGAGCTGCTGAGCCGGTTCTCCTCCACGGCGTGCAAGGCACTGCGCCGCTGTGTGGCGTGCCGCGAACCGTTCGACCACTTCAAGGAGTTGTAG
- a CDS encoding FAD-binding oxidoreductase: protein MFHPLRVSAIERITDDAVAVTFAVPAELRETFRHTPGQHLNVRYRVDGEEIRRSYSICAPATEKPGDTLLRVGIRMVDGGAFSTYALKELAVGDQLEAMAPMGRFVLDPRPGHFAAIVGGSGITPVLSMAATLLSREPSARFCLIRSDRTAASTMFLDEVADLKDRYPERFQLVTALSREEQAAGLPSGRLDRERLTGLLPALLSVPDVDGWFLCGPLGLVRGAEGALRALGADRSRIHQEIFHVADEGTDSPTAVRVAAPSESRLTATLDGRSGSWPVQDGESLLDTVLRSRSDAPYACKGGVCGTCRAFLVSGEVRMDRNFALEPEETGAGFVLACQSHPVTPEVELDFDR, encoded by the coding sequence ATGTTCCATCCGCTCCGGGTCAGCGCGATCGAACGGATCACGGACGACGCGGTGGCCGTCACCTTCGCCGTGCCGGCCGAGCTGCGTGAGACCTTCCGCCACACTCCCGGCCAGCACCTGAATGTGCGCTACCGCGTCGACGGCGAGGAGATCCGGCGGTCGTACTCGATCTGCGCCCCGGCCACCGAGAAGCCGGGCGACACCTTGCTGCGGGTGGGCATCCGCATGGTCGACGGAGGCGCGTTCTCCACGTACGCCCTCAAGGAGCTGGCCGTGGGGGACCAGCTGGAGGCGATGGCTCCGATGGGCCGTTTCGTCCTCGACCCGCGCCCCGGTCACTTCGCCGCGATCGTCGGCGGCAGCGGAATCACCCCTGTGCTGTCGATGGCGGCGACCCTGCTGTCACGGGAGCCCTCGGCGCGCTTCTGTCTGATCCGCAGCGACCGGACGGCTGCGTCGACGATGTTCCTGGACGAGGTGGCGGACCTCAAGGACCGCTATCCGGAGCGCTTCCAGCTGGTGACCGCGCTGTCCCGGGAGGAACAGGCTGCCGGGCTCCCCTCGGGCCGGCTGGACAGAGAGCGTCTCACCGGGCTGCTGCCCGCGCTGTTGTCGGTTCCCGATGTGGACGGCTGGTTCCTGTGCGGGCCGCTCGGCCTGGTCCGGGGGGCGGAAGGGGCGCTGCGCGCACTCGGCGCCGACCGGTCGCGCATCCACCAGGAGATCTTCCACGTCGCGGACGAGGGGACGGACTCCCCGACGGCCGTCAGGGTGGCGGCACCCTCGGAGAGCAGGCTCACGGCGACGCTCGACGGGCGGTCGGGCAGCTGGCCGGTCCAGGACGGCGAATCGCTGCTGGACACGGTGCTGCGAAGCCGCTCGGACGCTCCCTATGCCTGCAAGGGCGGAGTGTGCGGGACCTGCCGGGCATTCCTGGTCTCGGGCGAGGTGCGGATGGACCGCAATTTCGCCCTGGAACCGGAGGAGACCGGGGCGGGCTTCGTGCTGGCCTGCCAGTCGCACCCGGTCACCCCGGAAGTCGAGCTCGACTTCGACCGCTGA
- a CDS encoding rhodanese-like domain-containing protein: protein MNFAPLPSVDVAAVPSDGFVLDVREDDEWAAGHVEGALHIPMSDFVGRFGELTEAAEDGRRVHVMCRVGGRSAQVTQYLVQQGIDAVNIDGGMLAWDGAGRPMVTDNGSSAFVL, encoded by the coding sequence ATGAATTTCGCTCCACTGCCCTCGGTGGACGTCGCGGCGGTTCCGTCGGACGGCTTCGTGCTGGACGTCCGGGAGGACGACGAGTGGGCGGCCGGGCATGTCGAGGGTGCGCTGCACATTCCCATGAGCGACTTCGTGGGCCGCTTCGGTGAGCTGACCGAGGCGGCCGAGGACGGTCGCCGCGTGCACGTGATGTGCCGCGTCGGAGGCCGGTCGGCCCAGGTCACCCAGTATCTGGTGCAGCAGGGCATCGACGCCGTGAACATCGACGGCGGCATGCTCGCCTGGGACGGTGCCGGGCGCCCGATGGTCACGGACAACGGCAGCTCGGCCTTCGTGCTCTGA
- a CDS encoding J domain-containing protein, giving the protein MTHEAAGVPTTRNDEDRQNQDRQDAPKHARRAPRHTEEASQGDGLRPVPDDVPEAGPASADAAGDQAGGAAGEAGGEAVGEGSAPRPEERLAKAVRVAEQALIEFEIAVETFRVEVENFSRLHHQKLGPMYARLDELDAQIAEARAAKTGDPEDLRKAQEARAIVMPMPGVEELFHDWMDSDGLSPEASAMLTDQPVRPPKRVRPSEEARKLYRELARQAHPDLAPDETERARRDEFIARVNAAYGRGDVALLKELAAEWAAGPVTPELRLSESEELYARLEWLSRRKELLTVLAQELEESAIGSMLRMAPDDPDRLLDDIGEKLLAEVSQREGELAGLVQ; this is encoded by the coding sequence GTGACCCACGAAGCCGCCGGGGTGCCGACCACCCGGAACGACGAAGACCGGCAGAACCAGGACCGGCAGGACGCGCCGAAGCACGCGCGGCGTGCGCCGCGGCACACGGAGGAAGCGTCGCAGGGTGACGGCCTGAGGCCGGTCCCGGACGATGTGCCGGAGGCGGGTCCCGCCTCCGCCGACGCCGCTGGTGATCAGGCAGGCGGAGCGGCAGGTGAGGCCGGCGGTGAGGCGGTGGGTGAGGGATCTGCGCCTCGGCCCGAGGAGCGGCTCGCCAAGGCTGTGCGGGTGGCCGAGCAGGCGCTGATCGAGTTCGAGATCGCGGTGGAGACCTTCCGGGTGGAGGTGGAGAACTTCTCCCGGCTGCATCATCAGAAGCTCGGCCCGATGTACGCCCGCCTCGACGAGCTCGACGCGCAGATCGCGGAGGCGCGGGCCGCGAAGACCGGCGATCCGGAGGATCTGCGCAAGGCCCAGGAGGCACGGGCGATCGTCATGCCGATGCCCGGTGTCGAGGAGCTCTTCCACGACTGGATGGACTCGGACGGGCTCTCGCCCGAGGCCTCGGCCATGCTCACCGACCAGCCCGTACGGCCGCCGAAGCGGGTCAGGCCGAGCGAGGAGGCGCGCAAGCTCTACCGGGAGCTCGCCCGTCAGGCACACCCGGACCTGGCTCCGGACGAGACGGAGCGGGCACGTCGGGACGAGTTCATCGCCCGGGTCAACGCGGCCTACGGGCGCGGCGACGTGGCGTTGCTGAAGGAGCTGGCCGCGGAGTGGGCTGCGGGGCCTGTGACGCCGGAGCTGCGGCTGAGCGAGAGCGAGGAGCTCTACGCACGGCTGGAGTGGCTCAGCCGCCGTAAGGAGCTGCTGACGGTTCTGGCCCAGGAGCTGGAGGAGAGCGCGATCGGCTCGATGCTGCGGATGGCGCCGGACGACCCCGACCGGCTCCTGGACGACATCGGCGAGAAGCTTCTGGCGGAGGTGTCCCAGCGTGAGGGCGAGCTGGCAGGGCTGGTGCAGTAG